From the Theobroma cacao cultivar B97-61/B2 chromosome 2, Criollo_cocoa_genome_V2, whole genome shotgun sequence genome, one window contains:
- the LOC18610562 gene encoding protein MIZU-KUSSEI 1, producing MKTITAKSPHDSSFSFSRRYFNWKKKVEDDDDEEEILTFSSSSHFCEEAEELRVPVPSQVSLVPAPRKKLPIVAVSKLRSALAVFGKNRSAYRSGLGTRVVGTLFGYRRGHVHFAFQEEAKSSPAFLIELATPTSVLVREMASGLVRIALECEKKTGKKGLKLLEEPVWRTYCNGKKCGFAMRRACGPGEWKVLKAVEPISMGAGVLPGNCDGNGAGSEGELMYMRARFERVVGSKDSEAFYMMNPDGTGGPELSVYLLRV from the coding sequence ATGAAGACAATCACAGCCAAGAGCCCCCACgattcttctttctctttctccagGAGATATTTCAACTGGAAAAAGAAGGTCGAAGATGATGATGACGAGGAAGAAATCCTAACCTTCAGCTCCTCCTCGCATTTTTGTGAGGAAGCAGAGGAGCTCCGAGTCCCAGTGCCCAGTCAAGTTTCTTTAGTTCCAGCACCAAGAAAGAAGCTGCCAATTGTGGCAGTCTCCAAGCTTCGCTCAGCTCTCGCTGTGTTTGGTAAGAACCGATCAGCCTACCGTTCAGGTTTAGGCACCAGAGTTGTAGGAACCCTGTTCGGATATCGGCGTGGTCACGTCCATTTTGCATTTCAAGAAGAAGCAAAGTCGAGTCCAGCATTTTTAATCGAACTTGCAACACCAACCAGTGTTTTAGTTCGGGAAATGGCTTCTGGATTGGTGAGAATTGCCTTGGAGTGTGAAAAGAAAACAGGGAAGAAAGGGTTGAAGTTGCTAGAGGAGCCTGTTTGGAGGACTTACTGCAATGGTAAGAAATGTGGGTTCGCAATGAGGCGTGCGTGCGGACCGGGGGAGTGGAAAGTCTTGAAGGCGGTGGAGCCAATATCAATGGGAGCTGGTGTGCTACCAGGAAATTGCGATGGGAATGGAGCTGGGTCCGAGGGTGAGCTGATGTACATGAGAGCTAGGTTCGAGAGGGTTGTGGGGTCTAAAGACTCGGAAGCCTTTTACATGATGAATCCTGATGGTACCGGTGGCCCTGAACTCAGTGTTTATCTGCTTAGAGTTTAG
- the LOC18610564 gene encoding sialyltransferase-like protein 1 gives MRSHHSHKKPALLPLLCAAAFFSLLVFGIQSSFFAGPSDKKVDLSKEQVRVSDLDTEEVRILSDFQSSIQQCVANRGLGLTAHIIDHCKLVLKFPPGTNSTWYNAQFKVFEPLEYSYDVCDTILLWEQYRNMTTVLTREYLDARPDGWLDYAAKRIAQLGADKCFNRTLCEEHLKLLLPTKPPFHPRQFRTCAVVGNSGDLLKTRFGKEIDSHDAVIRDNEAPVNEKYAKYVGLKRDFRLVVRGAARNMVKIVNGSDDEVLIIKSVTHRDFNAMIKSIPNPVYLFQGIVLRRGAKGTGMKSIELALSMCDIVDIYGFTVDPGYTEWTRYFSTPRKGHNPLQGRAYYQLLECLGVIRIHSPMRAKRKQDWSDVPSREMISRAHAAALHLKRGAAGLLGQFDSCKFWGNVDPDKSGPISGSSDMSRVRKHSNYSKWEIMPFESLRKEAQDHYNQMEGVSLYKMDGNKLDDLVCVRHSSKSEV, from the exons ATGAGGTCTCATCACTCTCACAAGAAACCCGCGCTTCTCCCTCTCCTTTGCGCTgctgcatttttttctcttcttgtttTCGGAATCCAATCTTCTTTCTTCGCAG GTCCTAGTGACAAAAAAGTAGATCTCAGTAAAGAACAAGTGCGGGTATCTGATCTCGACACCGAGGAAGTGAGGATTTTATCAGACTTTCAGAGCAGCATTCAACAATGCGTG GCGAACAGAGGACTTGGACTCACTGCACATATTATCGATCATTGCAAATTGGTTCTTAAGTTTCCTCCAGGCACAAATAGCACCTGG TATAATGCGCAGTTTAAGGTTTTTGAACCATTGGAGTACAGTTATGATGTTTGCGATACCATTCTATTGTGGGAACAG TACCGTAACATGACGACAGTGTTGACTAGAGAATATCTAGATGCTCGACCAGATGGGTGGTTGGACTATGCGGCAAAAAGGATTGCACAATT GGGAGCTGATAAGTGCTTCAATCGAACTCTTTGTGAAGAACATCTTAAGTTGCTTCTACCAACAAAGCCCCCTTTCCATCCACGGCAGTTTCGCACATGTGCGGTTGTTGGGAACTCAGGTGATCTCTTAAAGACAAGGTTTGGGAAAGAAATTGATAGTCATGATGCTGTTATTCGAGACAATGAGGCTCCTGTCAATGag AAATATGCCAAATATGTTGGTCTGAAGAGGGATTTCCGCCTTGTAGTACGGGGTGCTGCTCGAAACATGGTTAAGATTGTCAATGGATCTG ATGATGAGGTACTTATAATCAAGAGTGTAACCCATAGGGATTTTAATGCAATGATTAAG AGCATTCCAAATCCTGTTTATCTCTTTCAAGGAATCGTTCTACGTAGGGGTGCGAAAGGAACTGGAATGAAATCTATAGAGCTAGCACTTTCTATGTGTGACATTGTTGATATATATGGTTTCACTGTCGATCCAGGCTACACTGAATG GACAAGGTACTTCTCTACACCGAGGAAAGGGCATAATCCACTTCAAGGAAGAGCATACTACCAACTGCTAGAGTGCCTTGGT GTTATCAGGATTCATTCTCCTATGAGAGCCAAGAGGAAGCAAGACTGGTCAGATGTGCCAAGTCGAGAAATGATAAGCAGAGCTCATGCAGCTGCCTTGCACTTAAAAAGGGGTGCAGCTGGTCTGTTGGGACAGTTTGATAGTTGCAAGTTTTGGGGCAACGTGGACCCTGACAAAAGTGGGCCTATTTCAGGGTCTTCAGACATGAGTCGGGTTAGGAAACATTCGAATTACAGCAAATGGGAAATCATGCCTTTTGAGAGTCTTAGAAAGGAAGCCCAAGATCATTATAACCAAATGGAAGGTGTTTCTCTGTACAAAATGGATGGCAACAAATTGGACGATCTGGTATGCGTGAGGCATTCCTCAAAATCTGAGGTATAA
- the LOC18610563 gene encoding nudix hydrolase 1 yields MQNSVVMMAETKPVPRVGVVLFVLKGNSVLLGRRRSSIGDSTFALPGGHLEFGESFEECGARELKEETGLEMGKADFLTVTNNLFLEEPKPAHYVTIFLRAVLADPNQVPQNLEPNKCHGWDWYDWDNLPQPLFWPLEKMVRSGFNPFPSECVLGLDGQ; encoded by the exons ATGCAAAACAGTGTCGTGATGATGGCGGAAACGAAGCCCGTACCACGAGTAGGGGTGGTATTGTTCGTGTTAAAAGGAAACTCGGTCCTGTTGGGGCGCCGCCGCTCCTCCATCGGTGACTCCACCTTCGCTCTCCCCGGCGGCCACCTCGAGTTTG GAGAGAGCTTTGAGGAGTGCGGTGCTAGAGAGCTGAAGGAGGAGACCGGGTTGGAAATGGGTAAAGCAGACTTCTTAACAGTGACCAACAACCTCTTCCTGGAGGAACCCAAGCCCGCCCATTACGTTACCATCTTCCTGCGTGCAGTGTTGGCGGACCCTAATCAAGTGCCACAAAACCTGGAGCCAAACAAGTGCCATGGCTGGGATTGGTATGATTGGGATAATCTTCCCCAGCCTTTGTTTTGGCCATTGGAGAAGATGGTACGATCTGGCTTCAATCCCTTTCCGTCGGAATGCGTTTTAGGACTGGATGGTCAATGA